The following coding sequences lie in one Lolium perenne isolate Kyuss_39 chromosome 2, Kyuss_2.0, whole genome shotgun sequence genomic window:
- the LOC127328255 gene encoding F-box/kelch-repeat protein At2g43270-like, which yields MDDDTTPETRHVPHEVVWQILLFLPVKSLIRFTCVCKTWRSTITGDESFQRSHHRLQQPCVLIAPLIKTSDGGDGRRSSITNLKVTIPGLYQWERKSHGAATLVQATDSFPAEEASHRSVHCDGLVLMPMGRTVRVLNPATRRVLTLPPCGLRNTFVPNRPSWLIQGPLGLGHDPRSNTYKVARFFYRYWDAPMESGRHYSYEMEVFTIGRDQHWRETAAPPPYPVIAGQTTTFFKGSLLWTIDESMLQKDDPHVRGFLRFNLEDESFSVTPAPPGCPKLRDMARNLAEMGGELYLAHEGPRAPDTDHPQVTRYGCVAMWTAPIHRDGFNAMPSGGHTIFI from the coding sequence ATGGACGACGATACGACACCGGAGACGCGGCACGTACCGCACGAGGTCGTGTGGCAGATCCTGCTTTTTCTCCCCGTCAAGTCGCTCATCCGCTTCACCTGCGTCTGCAAGACCTGGCGCAGCACCATCACCGGCGACGAGTCCTTCCAGCGCAGCCATCACCGCCTCCAACAGCCGTGCGTGCTCATCGCGCCGCTGATCAAAACCAGCGATGGCGGCGACGGGCGCCGTTCTTCTATCACCAACCTAAAGGTCACCATCCCCGGCCTGTACCAGTGGGAGAGGAAGAGCCATGGCGCCGCCACCCTCGTTCAGGCCACGGACTCCTTCCCCGCGGAGGAAGCGAGCCACAGGTCCGTGCACTGCGACGGTCTCGTGCTGATGCCGATGGGCCGCACGGTGAGGGTGCTCAACCCGGCCACACGCCGCGTTCTCACCCTGCCCCCCTGCGGGCTCCGCAACACCTTCGTGCCGAATCGACCTTCCTGGCTCATCCAAGGGCCGTTAGGCCTCGGCCACGACCCTCGCTCCAACACCTACAAGGTCGCCCGTTTCTTCTACCGCTACTGGGACGCGCCCATGGAGAGCGGTCGTCACTACAGCTACGAGATGGAGGTGTTCACCATCGGGAGGGATCAGCATTGGCGTGAGACGGCTGCGCCACCGCCGTACCCTGTCATCGCAGGTCAGACGACGACCTTCTTCAAAGGCTCCTTGCTTTGGACAATAGACGAGTCGATGCTTCAGAAGGATGATCCACATGTCCGAGGTTTCCTCCGCTTCAACCTGGAGGACGAGTCTTTCAGTGTCACGCCAGCGCCTCCCGGGTGCCCCAAGCTCCGAGACATGGCACGAAACTTAGCCGAGATGGGCGGGGAACTGTACCTTGCTCATGAAGGGCCCAGAGCCCCAGACACAGATCATCCTCAGGTCACCCGATATGGGTGTGTGGCGATGTGGACGGCCCCGATCCACCGCGATGGGTTCAACGCAATGCCATCAGGGGGCCACACTATATTCATATGA